A single Brucella intermedia LMG 3301 DNA region contains:
- the gpt gene encoding xanthine phosphoribosyltransferase has protein sequence MSLPDKAFPVSWDQFHRDARALAWRIAGMNRDWHAIVAITRGGLVPAAIVCRELGIRLIETVCIASYHDYTSQGDMQILKGVSETLLENGGEGVIVVDDLTDTGKTAAIVREMMPKAHFATVYAKPKGRPLIDTFVTEVSQDTWIYFPWDMGFTYQEPIAGGKRG, from the coding sequence ATGTCCTTGCCAGATAAAGCCTTTCCCGTTTCCTGGGACCAGTTCCACCGCGATGCCCGCGCCCTCGCCTGGCGGATCGCCGGCATGAACCGCGATTGGCACGCAATTGTTGCCATTACGCGTGGCGGACTGGTTCCAGCGGCCATCGTTTGCCGCGAACTCGGCATTCGCCTTATCGAAACCGTCTGCATCGCCTCCTATCATGACTACACATCGCAGGGAGACATGCAGATTCTCAAGGGCGTCAGCGAAACGCTTCTCGAAAATGGCGGTGAAGGCGTCATCGTCGTCGACGATCTGACCGATACGGGCAAGACTGCCGCCATCGTTCGCGAAATGATGCCGAAGGCCCATTTTGCAACCGTTTATGCCAAGCCGAAAGGCCGCCCGCTGATCGATACCTTCGTGACTGAAGTATCGCAGGACACCTGGATCTACTTCCCCTGGGATATGGGCTTCACCTATCAGGAGCCGATTGCAGGCGGAAAACGCGGCTAA
- the ilvA gene encoding threonine ammonia-lyase IlvA codes for MMTAFVKSVSEAEKAMRALFPETPLQLNDYLSRKYGAEIWLKREDLTPVRSYKIRGAFNFISKAVETTDKNVVFVCASAGNHAQGFAFVCRHFGRKGVVFMPVTTPQQKIDKTRAFGGEFIEIKLVGDIFDVCYAASQEFAASNKGVMVPPFDHPGIVEGQATVALEIERQLPDEKKPDFILLPVGGGGLSGGVTQYVSDRGWKTSFRFIEPQGAASLKGSLEAGKRIKLTHVDNFVDGAAVAEIGKENFKLLKGFDPKTVITVPENRLCATIIEMLNIEGVVLEPAGALGIDALKDFKKSDLKGKRIVIVVSGGNFDFERLPDVRERALRFEGLKKYFIFRFPQRPGALRSFLDLLGPEDDIARFEYLKKSARNFGSVLIGIETKNASNFKLLEKKFAEAGWAYQDITDNQVLADFII; via the coding sequence ATAATGACCGCCTTCGTTAAATCCGTATCCGAGGCCGAAAAGGCAATGCGCGCGCTGTTTCCAGAAACGCCGCTGCAGCTTAACGATTACCTGTCGCGGAAATATGGTGCGGAGATTTGGCTCAAGCGCGAGGACCTGACGCCTGTCCGTTCCTACAAGATTCGCGGCGCCTTCAATTTCATTTCCAAGGCTGTCGAAACAACCGACAAGAATGTGGTGTTCGTATGCGCTTCCGCAGGCAATCACGCACAGGGCTTTGCATTTGTCTGCCGCCATTTTGGCCGCAAGGGCGTCGTGTTCATGCCGGTCACAACGCCGCAGCAGAAAATTGATAAGACGCGCGCTTTTGGTGGCGAATTCATCGAAATCAAGCTGGTGGGCGATATTTTCGACGTTTGCTATGCCGCGTCGCAGGAATTTGCAGCAAGCAACAAGGGCGTGATGGTGCCACCTTTCGACCATCCCGGCATTGTCGAAGGACAGGCCACGGTGGCGCTGGAGATCGAACGGCAATTACCCGACGAAAAGAAGCCTGACTTTATCCTGTTGCCCGTGGGTGGCGGGGGACTGTCCGGCGGCGTTACCCAATATGTTTCGGATCGCGGCTGGAAGACGAGTTTCCGCTTTATCGAGCCACAGGGCGCGGCGAGCCTGAAAGGCAGCCTTGAGGCAGGCAAGCGCATCAAGCTTACCCACGTCGATAATTTCGTCGATGGCGCGGCTGTTGCTGAGATCGGCAAGGAAAACTTCAAGCTTCTCAAAGGCTTTGATCCGAAAACTGTCATAACGGTTCCGGAAAACCGGCTTTGCGCGACCATCATCGAGATGCTCAATATCGAAGGTGTCGTCCTTGAACCGGCCGGCGCACTTGGCATCGATGCGCTCAAGGATTTCAAGAAGAGCGATCTCAAGGGCAAGCGGATCGTCATTGTCGTTTCAGGCGGTAATTTCGATTTCGAGCGCCTGCCGGACGTTCGCGAGCGTGCACTTCGATTTGAAGGGTTGAAGAAGTATTTCATTTTCCGTTTTCCGCAGAGGCCGGGCGCGCTTCGCTCGTTCCTTGATCTGCTGGGGCCCGAGGATGACATTGCCCGGTTCGAATATCTGAAGAAGTCGGCGCGCAATTTCGGTTCGGTCCTGATCGGTATCGAAACGAAGAATGCGTCTAACTTCAAGCTTCTGGAAAAGAAGTTCGCTGAAGCGGGCTGGGCTTATCAGGACATAACGGACAATCAGGTGCTTGCCGACTTCATCATCTGA
- a CDS encoding universal stress protein — MSYKTVVAYSRSESELKRVLSAVGLLKQKLPDIHVIGLYATPSPIVYADPNGFIDPGMFELHDKQHKELSERLKHVFEEEMRRQGTNYEYRITRSETGTAADGVLTACLGAELLIAGQPDPDDPATNDETADTIVFNSSCPVLLVPYAPVLPMVSLDRIVVAFNGKREAARAAFDALPLMKHADRTEIVWVDPPEIEGEDQALASHDIAESISRHGIEVTPTAIASNGRYAQDALREHIIAQRSDLLVMGAYSHSRLRELVFGGVTRSMLNELPILTLFSR; from the coding sequence ATGTCCTACAAGACGGTGGTTGCCTATTCTCGCAGTGAATCCGAGTTGAAGCGGGTTTTGTCCGCCGTTGGACTTTTGAAGCAGAAGCTGCCCGATATTCATGTCATCGGGCTGTATGCCACTCCTTCGCCCATCGTCTATGCCGACCCGAACGGCTTCATCGATCCCGGAATGTTCGAACTGCATGACAAGCAGCACAAGGAACTCTCCGAAAGATTGAAACATGTCTTTGAAGAGGAAATGCGCCGTCAGGGCACCAATTATGAGTATCGCATCACGCGCTCGGAAACAGGCACAGCCGCAGACGGCGTGCTGACCGCTTGTCTTGGCGCGGAATTGCTGATCGCCGGACAACCGGACCCGGACGATCCGGCCACCAACGACGAGACCGCCGATACCATCGTTTTCAATTCAAGCTGCCCTGTTCTGCTCGTACCCTACGCACCGGTGCTGCCTATGGTTTCACTGGATCGTATCGTCGTCGCCTTCAACGGCAAGCGTGAAGCCGCCCGCGCTGCGTTCGACGCCCTGCCCCTGATGAAACATGCGGACAGGACGGAAATCGTTTGGGTTGATCCGCCGGAAATCGAAGGCGAGGATCAGGCGCTGGCAAGCCACGATATCGCAGAATCAATTTCGCGCCACGGCATCGAAGTAACGCCGACGGCAATCGCCTCGAACGGCCGCTACGCCCAGGATGCTTTGCGGGAGCACATTATCGCGCAACGTTCCGATCTTCTCGTGATGGGCGCCTACAGTCATTCAAGGTTGCGAGAACTGGTCTTTGGCGGCGTGACGCGCTCCATGTTGAACGAATTGCCAATCCTCACACTTTTCTCGCGTTAA
- a CDS encoding NUDIX hydrolase, with translation MKSQAKQLIATEKRILTPSGRLQQVAALVHRRDMGALKVLVITSRGTGRWIIPKGWPQVGRTLAETALREAYEEAGIRGEVSPIPIGSFCYCKTDLPPERINQFVAAVFAVQFTGQEKDWPERDQRICEWVSPQEAACRVEESELKQILNQFGDSGIAAAAE, from the coding sequence GTGAAGTCGCAAGCAAAACAACTTATTGCAACCGAAAAGCGTATTCTTACGCCTTCGGGTCGTTTGCAGCAGGTTGCAGCACTTGTGCATCGTCGCGACATGGGCGCACTCAAGGTTCTCGTCATCACGAGCCGCGGCACAGGGCGATGGATCATTCCAAAGGGCTGGCCGCAAGTGGGGCGTACCCTTGCAGAAACCGCTCTTCGCGAAGCCTATGAAGAAGCCGGCATTCGCGGTGAAGTCTCTCCAATACCGATTGGCAGTTTTTGCTACTGCAAGACGGACCTTCCGCCGGAGCGCATCAACCAGTTCGTGGCTGCGGTATTTGCCGTGCAATTCACAGGTCAGGAAAAAGACTGGCCAGAGCGGGACCAACGCATCTGCGAGTGGGTATCGCCGCAGGAAGCTGCATGTCGTGTCGAAGAAAGTGAATTGAAGCAGATTCTGAACCAGTTTGGTGATTCGGGAATAGCGGCGGCCGCCGAGTAG
- a CDS encoding vitamin B12-dependent ribonucleotide reductase, with protein MKIERRFTKENQSAYADIAFRTATSEIKNPDGSIVFRLENINVPAQFSQVAADILAQKYFRKAGVPAQLKKVEENDVPSWLWRSVADEDALAKLPENERYGSEMDACQVFDRLAGTWTYWGWKGGYFASEEDALAFRDELAYMLATQRVAPNSPQWFNTGLHWAYGIDGPGQGHFYVDWQTGKLTKSKSAYEHPQPHACFIQSVGDDLVNEGGIMDLWVREARLFKYGSGTGSNFSYLRGEGEKLSGGGKSSGLMSFLKIGDRAAGAIKSGGTTRRAAKMVVVDIDHPDIEEYIDWKVKEEQKVASLVTGSKIVKQHLTAIMKACVNCEAGSEATRDDCFDPAKNPALKREIRAAKKNQVPENYVKRVIQFARQGYTDIQFKTYDTDWDSEAYLTVSGQNSNNSVSLKDEFLRAVENDGDWNLTARRDGRVMKTLKARDLWEKIGYAAWASADPGLHYNTTMNDWHTCPTAGPIRASNPCSEYMFLDDTACNLASINLLTYRNKDGSFDIAAYEHTARLWTIVLEISVMMAQFPSKEIARLSYEYRTLGLGYANIGGLLMTSGIPYDSDEGRAICGALTAIMTGVAYATSAEMAKELGTFPSYEPNAQHMLRVIRNHRRAAHGETQGYEGLAVNPVALIAEDCPDQDMIVHARAAWDKALELGEKHGYRNAQATVIAPTGTIGLVMDCDTTGIEPDFALVKFKKLAGGGYFKIINRAVPEALRTLGYSESQIAEIEAYAVGHGNINQAPGVNPSSLKSKGFTDEKIEALNAALKSAFDIKFAFNKWTLGEDFCKDVLKLTDEQLNDFSFEMLPALGFTRKEIEAANIHVCGAMTLEGAPFLKEEHYAVFDCANPCGKIGKRYLSVDSHIRMMAAAQPFISGAISKTINMPNDATVEDCKDAYMLSWKLALKANALYRDGSKLSQPLNASLIADDEDEDDAIEALIEAPAAARAVQVTERIVEKVVEKIVHEREKLPNRRQGYTQKAVVGGHKVYLRTGEFGDGRLGEIFIDMHKEGAAFRAMMNNFAIAVSLGLQYGVPLEEYVEAFTFTKFEPAGMVIGNDAIKTATSIIDYVFRELAVSYLGRNDLAHVDTSDFGNTALGKGIKEGKTNLVSTGWTRGYKPTLVTNSNNEAKGSTSSAPQASNVTTLKSTTPAGNRPATIGLVTDGATAFKREFEEQPAPAQQQESTSATELFSDKAAADAASARAESANAAKKLEADRRIKSMMQGYTGDSCTECQNFTMVRNGTCLKCDTCGATSGCS; from the coding sequence ATGAAGATCGAACGCCGTTTCACGAAAGAGAATCAGTCGGCCTATGCGGACATCGCGTTCCGGACTGCGACCAGCGAGATCAAGAATCCCGATGGGTCCATCGTATTCCGTCTTGAAAACATCAATGTGCCCGCGCAGTTCAGCCAGGTGGCCGCTGACATTCTCGCCCAGAAGTATTTTCGCAAGGCCGGCGTCCCCGCGCAGCTGAAAAAGGTCGAGGAAAACGACGTCCCTTCATGGCTGTGGCGTTCGGTCGCCGATGAGGACGCGCTCGCCAAGCTGCCGGAAAACGAACGCTATGGCTCCGAGATGGATGCCTGCCAGGTTTTCGACCGTCTCGCCGGCACCTGGACCTACTGGGGCTGGAAAGGCGGCTATTTCGCCTCCGAAGAAGATGCCCTCGCCTTCCGCGACGAGCTTGCCTATATGCTCGCAACGCAGCGCGTGGCGCCGAACAGCCCGCAATGGTTCAACACCGGCCTGCACTGGGCCTATGGCATCGACGGTCCCGGCCAGGGCCATTTCTACGTCGACTGGCAGACTGGCAAGCTGACCAAGTCCAAGTCGGCCTACGAACATCCGCAGCCGCATGCCTGCTTCATCCAGTCCGTCGGCGACGATCTGGTCAATGAGGGCGGTATCATGGACCTTTGGGTCCGCGAGGCGCGCCTGTTCAAATATGGTTCGGGCACCGGTTCCAACTTCTCTTATCTGCGCGGCGAAGGTGAAAAGCTTTCTGGCGGCGGCAAGTCCTCCGGCCTCATGAGCTTCCTGAAGATCGGCGACCGCGCTGCGGGCGCAATCAAGTCCGGCGGCACGACCCGCCGTGCCGCCAAGATGGTCGTTGTTGATATCGATCACCCGGATATCGAGGAATATATCGACTGGAAGGTGAAGGAAGAGCAGAAGGTTGCTTCGCTCGTCACCGGCTCCAAGATCGTCAAGCAGCATCTGACGGCCATCATGAAGGCTTGCGTCAATTGCGAAGCCGGCTCTGAAGCAACTCGGGACGATTGCTTCGACCCGGCGAAGAACCCTGCCCTGAAGCGTGAAATCCGGGCCGCGAAGAAGAACCAGGTCCCGGAAAACTACGTCAAGCGCGTGATCCAGTTCGCACGTCAGGGCTACACCGACATTCAGTTCAAGACCTACGATACTGATTGGGATTCGGAAGCCTACCTCACCGTTTCGGGCCAGAACTCCAACAACTCCGTCTCGCTGAAGGACGAATTCCTGCGCGCTGTCGAAAATGACGGCGACTGGAACCTCACCGCACGCCGCGACGGTCGCGTCATGAAGACGCTCAAGGCGCGCGATCTCTGGGAAAAGATCGGTTACGCCGCCTGGGCGTCCGCCGATCCGGGCCTGCACTACAACACGACCATGAACGACTGGCACACCTGCCCCACGGCTGGTCCTATCCGCGCCTCTAATCCGTGCTCGGAATATATGTTCCTCGATGATACGGCCTGCAATCTGGCGTCGATCAACCTACTCACCTATCGCAACAAGGACGGTTCGTTCGACATTGCGGCTTACGAGCACACGGCGCGCCTGTGGACCATCGTTCTCGAAATCTCGGTAATGATGGCGCAGTTCCCGTCCAAGGAAATTGCCCGCCTCTCCTATGAATACCGCACGCTCGGCCTCGGCTATGCCAATATTGGCGGCCTGCTGATGACTTCCGGCATTCCTTATGACTCCGACGAAGGCCGCGCTATTTGCGGCGCGCTGACCGCGATCATGACCGGCGTGGCCTATGCGACCTCCGCCGAAATGGCGAAGGAACTGGGCACCTTCCCGAGCTACGAGCCGAATGCACAGCACATGCTGCGCGTCATTCGCAACCATCGCCGCGCCGCACATGGTGAAACCCAAGGTTATGAAGGCCTCGCCGTCAACCCGGTCGCGCTGATTGCCGAAGATTGCCCGGATCAGGATATGATCGTCCATGCCCGTGCGGCCTGGGACAAGGCGCTGGAACTGGGCGAAAAGCATGGCTATCGCAATGCACAGGCAACCGTCATTGCGCCGACCGGCACGATCGGCCTTGTCATGGATTGCGACACAACCGGCATCGAACCGGACTTCGCTCTGGTGAAGTTCAAGAAGCTAGCCGGCGGCGGCTACTTCAAGATCATCAACCGCGCCGTGCCGGAAGCACTCCGCACGCTCGGCTACTCGGAAAGCCAGATTGCCGAAATCGAAGCCTATGCTGTCGGCCACGGCAACATCAATCAGGCGCCTGGCGTCAATCCCTCTTCCCTGAAGTCCAAGGGCTTCACCGATGAGAAGATCGAAGCCCTGAATGCGGCTCTCAAGAGCGCGTTCGACATCAAGTTCGCTTTCAACAAGTGGACGCTGGGCGAAGATTTCTGCAAGGATGTGCTGAAGCTCACGGACGAGCAGCTCAATGACTTCTCGTTCGAAATGCTGCCTGCCCTTGGCTTTACCCGCAAGGAAATCGAAGCTGCCAACATTCATGTTTGCGGCGCGATGACCCTCGAAGGCGCTCCCTTCCTGAAGGAAGAACACTACGCCGTGTTCGATTGCGCCAATCCATGCGGCAAGATCGGCAAGCGTTATCTCTCGGTAGATAGCCACATCCGTATGATGGCTGCCGCGCAGCCGTTCATTTCGGGCGCGATCTCCAAGACGATCAATATGCCGAACGATGCAACCGTCGAGGACTGCAAAGACGCATACATGCTTTCATGGAAGCTGGCGCTCAAGGCCAACGCGCTTTATCGCGATGGCTCCAAGCTCTCCCAGCCGCTCAACGCCTCGCTGATCGCGGACGATGAGGATGAAGACGACGCAATCGAGGCGCTGATTGAAGCACCGGCAGCCGCTCGTGCCGTTCAGGTTACCGAACGCATCGTCGAGAAGGTTGTCGAGAAGATCGTCCACGAACGCGAAAAGCTGCCGAACCGCCGTCAGGGTTATACCCAGAAGGCAGTGGTTGGCGGACACAAGGTCTATCTGCGTACTGGCGAATTCGGCGACGGACGTCTCGGCGAGATCTTCATCGACATGCACAAGGAAGGCGCCGCCTTCCGCGCAATGATGAACAACTTCGCCATCGCCGTTTCGCTCGGCCTGCAGTATGGCGTGCCGCTTGAAGAATATGTGGAGGCTTTCACCTTCACGAAATTCGAACCAGCTGGCATGGTTATCGGCAACGATGCCATCAAGACCGCGACGTCGATCATCGATTATGTCTTCCGTGAACTGGCTGTGTCCTATCTCGGTCGCAACGACCTCGCCCATGTCGATACGAGCGATTTCGGCAATACGGCGTTGGGCAAAGGCATCAAGGAAGGCAAGACCAATCTGGTTTCGACCGGTTGGACGCGTGGATACAAGCCCACGCTCGTGACGAATTCGAACAACGAAGCCAAGGGATCGACGAGTTCTGCGCCGCAGGCCTCCAACGTCACAACCTTGAAGTCGACCACTCCGGCGGGCAATCGCCCGGCAACAATCGGCTTGGTCACGGATGGCGCAACGGCTTTCAAACGCGAATTCGAGGAACAGCCTGCACCGGCGCAACAGCAGGAAAGCACATCGGCAACGGAGCTGTTCTCTGACAAGGCCGCCGCAGACGCTGCCTCGGCCCGTGCGGAAAGCGCAAATGCCGCCAAGAAGCTGGAAGCTGATCGCCGCATCAAATCGATGATGCAGGGCTATACGGGCGACAGCTGCACCGAGTGCCAGAACTTCACCATGGTCCGCAACGGCACCTGCCTGAAGTGCGACACTTGCGGCGCAACGAGCGGCTGCAGCTAA
- a CDS encoding SAVED domain-containing protein, with product MADAVIANWDGHDYQARFFWIHASGLRNPETPHVIEVSYETDGPKGFDDVVVRYSPGQAGRRSFRVETAHHQVKFHVNQAGRFGYEDLVNPEFIGATAFSILQRLKEAVEKAPPNSTFTLVTTDRVRDDDPLSKLLRTADKALDTDKLAVGKTEKSEMGAVRALWRKHLNLDTDEELYAILDTFHIMEGYHSLQDMRENVDLRFQVVGLTSGGNSLEFKFDGAARALKATQRNVLTRQAFEELCLEQGWIKLTQPDDRKNISIRSFSDGPTDYLDAAPENTLSLHHMFDVRHLQPGADWNTDVRPAVEEFIFRVRETDKNIRLFLDSHSSVAFLAGALLGFKTNTHVELNQKGRGPTTVWRADDGKTGPRAATSVIDIGDGPDVAVVVSFSRDAIADVEEYVRAKIPDIGRILHVIPENGIGQKSLVGGEHAADLADQIAGAVKALRPAFGARRHFFISGPNAFTFFMGQHRDAMGPVTLYEFDFKGAVDGSYHPSFRIG from the coding sequence ATGGCTGACGCAGTGATTGCAAATTGGGACGGGCACGACTATCAGGCTCGGTTCTTCTGGATACATGCTTCAGGCCTTCGCAATCCAGAGACCCCGCATGTCATCGAGGTCTCGTACGAGACCGATGGCCCAAAGGGCTTCGATGATGTCGTCGTGCGGTACAGCCCGGGCCAAGCTGGACGCCGTTCGTTTAGGGTGGAGACTGCCCACCACCAGGTGAAGTTCCACGTCAATCAGGCGGGTCGGTTCGGCTACGAAGATTTGGTCAATCCGGAGTTCATCGGAGCAACGGCGTTTTCGATTTTGCAACGCCTGAAAGAAGCGGTCGAGAAGGCGCCGCCGAACTCGACGTTCACGCTCGTGACGACTGACCGGGTGCGGGACGACGATCCCTTGTCTAAACTTCTTAGGACAGCTGACAAGGCTCTGGACACCGATAAGCTTGCGGTCGGAAAAACGGAGAAAAGCGAGATGGGAGCGGTCCGTGCACTCTGGCGCAAGCATCTCAACCTCGACACCGACGAGGAGCTCTACGCCATCTTGGACACCTTCCATATCATGGAAGGTTACCACTCTCTTCAGGATATGAGGGAGAACGTAGACCTCCGGTTCCAAGTTGTCGGCCTGACCAGTGGCGGGAACAGTCTCGAATTCAAGTTCGATGGTGCGGCACGTGCCCTGAAGGCCACCCAACGCAATGTCCTCACCAGGCAGGCATTTGAGGAACTTTGCCTCGAGCAAGGCTGGATCAAGTTGACGCAGCCGGATGATCGAAAGAATATCTCCATCCGATCATTTAGCGATGGGCCAACCGACTACCTTGATGCCGCGCCTGAAAACACCTTGTCGCTGCACCACATGTTCGACGTACGGCATCTTCAGCCGGGCGCGGACTGGAACACGGATGTCCGACCTGCTGTGGAAGAGTTCATCTTTCGCGTTCGCGAAACCGACAAGAACATCCGCCTGTTCCTCGACAGCCATTCCTCGGTCGCCTTCCTTGCGGGTGCCTTACTCGGTTTCAAGACGAACACGCATGTGGAGTTGAATCAGAAAGGGCGCGGGCCGACGACGGTCTGGCGAGCCGATGACGGCAAGACCGGTCCCCGTGCGGCGACTTCGGTTATCGATATTGGCGATGGCCCGGACGTCGCGGTCGTCGTCAGCTTCTCTCGTGATGCCATCGCCGATGTAGAGGAATACGTGAGGGCAAAGATTCCAGACATTGGACGTATTCTTCATGTCATCCCGGAGAACGGCATCGGCCAGAAGTCCTTGGTCGGCGGCGAGCACGCGGCGGACCTTGCAGACCAGATAGCAGGCGCCGTGAAAGCCCTTCGCCCGGCCTTCGGCGCGCGGCGCCATTTCTTCATTTCCGGGCCGAACGCATTCACCTTCTTTATGGGCCAGCATCGGGATGCGATGGGGCCAGTAACGTTGTACGAGTTCGATTTCAAGGGTGCCGTAGATGGTAGCTACCACCCCTCTTTCAGGATTGGTTGA
- a CDS encoding competence/damage-inducible protein A, translating to MTNNPQQAVRAAMLAIGDELLSGRTKDKNIGHLADVLTAAGIDLKEVRIVPDEEAAIVDALNALRPHYDYVFTSGGIGPTHDDITADAVSTAFGVPCIYDEKAMRLLGDNYAKRGLEFTDSRKRMARMPQGSEHIANPISAAPGFHIGNVYVMAGVPSVFQAMLDNVLPTLKTGRKLLSKSVRCPFGEGVIGAPLTEIQKENPDTIIGSYPKFENGRFSTELVVRGSDPAKIDTAIDAIEKMISSLEKMGAA from the coding sequence ATGACCAACAATCCGCAGCAAGCCGTCAGGGCCGCGATGCTGGCAATTGGCGACGAGCTTCTCTCTGGCCGCACCAAGGATAAGAATATCGGGCATCTTGCCGACGTGCTCACAGCGGCCGGGATCGATCTGAAGGAAGTACGGATTGTTCCGGACGAGGAAGCGGCCATCGTAGACGCTCTCAATGCGCTGCGACCGCATTATGATTATGTCTTCACGTCAGGCGGAATAGGCCCCACCCATGACGATATCACTGCGGATGCTGTTTCGACGGCGTTCGGCGTGCCTTGCATCTATGACGAGAAAGCCATGAGGCTGCTCGGTGATAATTACGCGAAGCGCGGGCTGGAATTTACCGACTCGCGCAAGCGCATGGCGCGCATGCCGCAAGGCTCGGAGCATATAGCGAATCCCATCTCAGCTGCTCCCGGCTTTCATATCGGCAATGTCTATGTGATGGCTGGCGTACCTTCCGTGTTCCAGGCGATGCTCGACAACGTGCTGCCCACGCTGAAGACCGGACGGAAGCTTCTGTCGAAATCCGTGCGCTGTCCCTTTGGCGAAGGCGTGATCGGTGCGCCCCTGACGGAAATCCAGAAAGAAAACCCGGATACGATCATCGGTTCCTACCCGAAATTCGAGAATGGACGCTTCAGCACCGAACTTGTCGTCCGGGGCAGCGATCCTGCGAAAATTGATACGGCGATCGATGCAATCGAGAAAATGATCTCTTCACTCGAAAAGATGGGCGCTGCTTGA
- the wrbA gene encoding NAD(P)H:quinone oxidoreductase type IV, protein MVKVLVLYYSAYGHTEKMAKAAVEGAREGGAEVTLKRVPELVPPDVAKASHYKVDQDAPIATPAELADYDAIIIATATRYGMMAAQMKNFLDQTGGLWAKGALVNKVGSVMVSTATQHGGAELALISTQWQMQHHGMIIVPLSYAYQGQMGNDVVRGGAPYGMTTTADGDGSRQPSEQELEGARFQGKRVAEITARLHG, encoded by the coding sequence ATGGTTAAGGTGCTGGTGTTGTATTATTCGGCCTACGGTCATACCGAGAAAATGGCCAAGGCCGCTGTGGAAGGCGCGCGCGAAGGCGGCGCGGAGGTCACTCTCAAACGGGTGCCCGAACTGGTCCCGCCAGATGTCGCAAAAGCCTCGCACTATAAGGTGGATCAGGATGCGCCGATCGCTACGCCGGCGGAACTTGCAGATTACGACGCCATCATCATCGCTACTGCTACCCGCTACGGCATGATGGCAGCCCAGATGAAAAACTTTCTCGACCAGACCGGCGGGCTTTGGGCAAAGGGTGCTCTCGTCAATAAGGTCGGGTCGGTGATGGTTTCCACAGCCACACAACATGGCGGTGCGGAACTCGCGCTGATTTCCACGCAATGGCAGATGCAGCATCACGGCATGATCATCGTTCCGCTTTCCTACGCGTATCAGGGCCAGATGGGTAACGATGTGGTGCGTGGCGGTGCGCCCTACGGAATGACGACGACCGCCGATGGCGACGGTTCGCGTCAGCCTTCGGAGCAGGAACTGGAGGGAGCTCGTTTCCAGGGCAAGCGCGTTGCGGAAATTACCGCCAGACTGCACGGCTAA